The sequence TAGTAGAGATATAAGTCGAAGCCTTTTCCGTGCTCTCTAGCTTTCCTTTTTCAGTTCACAAAACCAAAATGAACAACAAGATCAACCTTGTTTCATGCCTAGCAATGAGCCCGAATGAGTAGTGGTGGCACATGCAGCTCCAGAGTGCAGAGTGGAGGACAAAATTATTGTTCTGACCCTTAAGGCAAACTAAATCCTGATTTGACCTCGTTCCAAAAAAAATTACGTTTCTGACCTTTTTCGgtgacgccaaggtccctggcgtctgggttacgaagcagacgccacggtccctggcgtctggcccctggcccgcactgcccgcctgcccgttgacctgctgacgtggcaaaggggccagacgccagtgtccctggcgtctggccccggtAAGTGGATAACCGCGCGGGCCAGCCCACCCATCCCCATCTTTCTCCTGGCGGCGCACGACGAACAGAGGGCTCTGTTCTTCGCCCCTTCTCTCCCTCCCACCACCACCCCCCTTGATCTACTCCATCAACCCCTCAAACTCACAGATCGGACCCCCCAAGCTTCTTTGAGGTATTCTCCTCCATTCCctccaatttttttttattttccccTCTTTGGTTGGATGCATTATTCAACACTAGGTGATGTTAGATGAGTAgatggtttcttatttttagaaaaTTTTGTGTAGTTGATAGATGATTAGGTATGCAGTAAATGATGTGTAGTTGAACATGTAGGTAAAATCAATTCGGTTTTGTGTATATGTTgtccataggatttttttttgaattaagaGGGGTGATGAATATATGATTTGTGTATGTAAAATAGACTTTGGCATACTATATTTGGTTTGATAGATGATGTTTGTATGTGTAGATAATCCTATTGTTGGCATACTATTGTTGGCAAAAAAAATTATGCAAAAGAGATGCTGAAATTTTCTTATTGTTTGTGACATGATTTGTTCAATAGAATGGCGGATGATGATAATGAAATATATTTGATGGTGAAATTTGGTACTCTAGATGATATGTGTGCATATGTAGAAGAAAGAAATGATGTGGTTATGTTTGAGAAGAATGGTGTTTTCATATGGAATAAACTTGGAGAAGGAAATTGTTTGATATTGTTCATGTATTCATAGATGTTTGTGAAATTTTTTTGTAGGATGGCGGATGGTGATGGACCTTGGTATGACGGATTAATCGATGagtgggataaggagcatcgtgctcGTGCCATTGAAAATGGACAGGTAAGAAGCAAGACTGGGTCAATTTTCGTTGTTTCTCATTTGTGTTCTGGTATTGATTATTAAAACATCACTTTATTTGCAGGTTGTAGTTgctatgcgcatgaggggtcatTCCGCTGATGACTTTGATTACGACCCGCGGTATGAGCCTTACATTCGGAGATTGGGTCTTCTCCCATTCGTGTTGCAGTTTAAGCGACGCGCTCCGCCGGTGAACCACGCGGCGCTGACCGCACTTGTGGATCGTTGGAGGCCGGAGACTCACTCCTTCCAccttccatgtggggagatgacgATGACCCTACAGGACATGGCTATGATAAGCGGCCTTCCTATCAATGGACAAGCTGTTACCGGTCGTGTCAGCGTGGGTAATTGGCGAGAACGGACTGCCGATTTAATTGGCGTTCAGCCCGAGGGCCCTCAGGAAGGCAAGGCCGATACAGCGAAAGTGAGGCATTCTTGGTTAAAACTGGTCAGAGGAAACACCAACCCGTGCCCTCAGGATGCCAATGACGTGGTTGTGCAGCAGTACGCGCGGGCCTATCTTTGGTATGTACTAACCAAGGTAGTCTTCTCAGATGCAACCGGGAACTCAGCCCTCTGGATGTTCTTGGAGCCACTTAATAACTGGGATACCCAGTATAGCTGGGGTTCGGCCGCACTAGCATACTTGTATCGTCAGGTAAGAGATATTTGCAACCAATTATTTTGCATTTGTCATGCGCCTCCATATCTAACATGTTTGTTTGATTGCAGCTTGACTTGGCGTGTCGGAGGAAGGGAGGTACATCCTCATTGTCTGGGTTTGTTTGGAGCCTATCCGTGTGGATGTGGGAGCGGATCCCGGTTGGACGGCCCGATTTGAAGAACCCCCTCATGGCAAACCCACGGGGTAATCATGACGGGTTGCATGATGATGATCCATATCGGCGCCCTACGCTTGCTTACTATTGGGAACAAGTGACAGTGTACACGGGAAGCTcgcatgtgcgatacaagtgctatATGAACGAGCTGGACACCTTGACTGCTGAGCAGGTTATGAGAAGTTCGATGAGATAAAATTTAGTCAAGAATGAAACTTATGTATGTAGCTAACAATGTATCTCTTTGTTTTGCAGGTACATTGGTTGCCTTATGTGGAAGATCGTGACTTTGATCTTAATGAGATGTGCACGCGTGATAGCCATCTTTGGCGGGCGAGGtgcccaatgatatgcttcttcgcaGTCGAGTGGCACTTTGTAGACCGTGTGGCAAGACAATTTGGAAAAAGACAAGGTATTCCAATTGAGGAGAGCAAGGAGGAAATGCTATCTCTGCATCGGTAAGCAAGCATGCCTTGAGTATGTAGTAGAGCATTGAATAAGTCAGTGTTTGCTAATGCTTTGTCCCATGCATCATTTGTAGGTTCGATCGAAGGAACAATCAGGATATATCGGATTGGGCAAACAAACACCGTGCGTGGATAGAAATTTGGAATCAAAGAGACACGTTAGTGCAATCAGAGAATAGACCTCACAATCAGTCAGCATATCAGAAGTATCAAGTGTGGTATGCGGATCGTTACCGGTTAAAGCTGAAGCCAGGTTGGACTCACGAGGAGTGGTCGGAGTTGgtgtctgaagacccggagactgcAGAAGGTTATCATACCTTCAACACGGCTGTGAGAGACACCAGAGGGGCTCATGTTGACTATGCACCGATGCATGACGAAATGGTAGTCTGTTTGACCTATTCTAACATACTTGCATCATGATGTCTTTCTTTCAAATACATAAGTTTGGTGTGCTCATGAATTGCAGGGCAGAGAGTTGCTTCTGTGCGTCAACGATGCCAATGTTGCACTGAGTCATCCACCTGGTGGTGCATTATCTGAGAGGACTCTTAGGAGCACGATGGAGGTTAGTCGCAATATATTATAAAAGTTTTTTTCGCGGATTAGTtatttgcatctcatatcatagcaTATTTTGTGTTGTCGCAGAAGTTCAAGAAGCGGTTCCATAAGATGGCAGCTATGCTTTCTTGCCATGGTGCTCAGTCCAGTGACGTGTATGCACCAGGTAGCCGCGCCGCCAGAGCTAATAAACGGCGTTATGTCTAGAACGAagaggacatagaggaggaggtcaATGAAGAGGAGCCAGCACATCAAGAGGAGCCAACACATCATGATGAGCATGAGTATGATGCAACACATCAAGAGGATCATGAGTAtgatgttgatgctccacaaccatcACAGGTTACACAACCGACACAAGGCAATGCCCGCTCTAGAAAAGGCAAAGCAATAGCTAAGACACCAGGCCAGAAAGGTAGAAAGAAGATATGGAACACtgaattccatagtccggagtatcCTCATCAATTTATGCCTGCGGGAATGCAAAGATATAAGTCGAACATTGATGCAGAGGCGGAGGAGGCTAGCGAAGAGGAGGAGCATGAGGCTAGCGAAGAGGAGGAGCATACACTTGCAGATATCGTGAAGAGAGGAAGGAAGAAGTGAGCTTGTTGTAGTTTGTTTCAATGAGCTTGTTCTAGTTTGTTTCGACGAACCTGGTGTAGTCTCTTTCCATGAACTTGTTGTCGTTTCTTTCCATGAACTTGTTGCCGTTCGAATTAAGTTGTACCGGATTCGTGAAGTTGCTATGAATGTTTGACATGAATGATGTGATTTATGTTAATTGTTGTTTCCTGTGATTTAGTCATTTATATGAATGTTTATATGAATGTTTGACATGAATGATGAAATCTGTACTTAGTCATCTATATGCACAGggagccagacgccagggtccttggcgtctggctgtAAGTCaggggaccagacgccagggtccttggcgtctggctgtAAGTCAGGCGACcaaacgccagggtccttggcgtctggcagtCTACTAACACCAGAAACAGGGTAAAGCAGGggagccagacgccagggtccttggcgtctggtccTGGTGCAGACAATACTTGCTTTTTCACTTGTAGTTTCGTCTTTTCACTTGTAGTTTCGAATAACATACATACATAAGCATTGCATAGTCTTTTCATAACACTATAGTTGACAAATGACAAACATAGTTCAAATTACAAACTTAGTTCATGACCACGATGGTCTACGATACAATGTCTCGAATGACATAGCAAATTACAAACATAGTTCAAATTACACAAATAGTCTCGAatgacataagtagttcatgacCACGATGGTTGAAACGACATGAacatcacatataactcggtttcctgtagcaatgcaagtcaacaacccttttccatttccattcttccaGCATTTCTTGAATCTTGTCATCATCAGTTATGTCAACCAATTTTCTTTCCCCGGGGCCATCTGACTTCCtcctgctgacgtagtacacaaaatcctcttccttcaacccttgcttcaacatgaatttagtcttcaaccaatcgAAAGTGAGGTCCACTTGACTAACTTGCACAATACATGGAGACAAGCCATGCACATGAACAACagggctaagcacccactgagtTTCGTTAGCCATCTACAGCACACAAATGGGGGTGGAGTTGATTTACCTATGATACATTAAACCACGAGGAAAACAAATTAGGGTTTTCACAAAAGTATGATAAATTAAACCAACCAAAAAATGGGGGTGGAGTTGATTTACCTTCTAGTCTCGAAATCCTGAAGATCCAACGGTGAAACCGGACCGATTTGTGAGAGATCTGAGGGGGGGGGGTCAGGGTGCTGGACGAGGGAGTGACGTTGGCAGGGCTAGAGGTGAGAGTGGGTGGATATGAGTGAAATGAGAGGGGTAGAGGTGGAGATGAATGGATGAGAGGGGTAGAGGTGGGCCCAAAATCTTATCCACTCGAATCTTATCCATTAGACAAGAATGCTTTCTGGAcaccagacgccagggaccttggcgtctgggtgtCCATCAGACACACCAGACGGCCTGTCTGGTCACCTGCGCGAGCAAAGCatgccagacgccagggttcctggcgtctgggtGTGGGAGGCAGACGCCAGTGACCTTGGCGTCTGGGTGTCCATCAGACACACCAGACGGCCTGTCTGGTCACCTGCGTGAGCAAAGCacgccagacgccagggttcctggcgtctggatCTGGGAggcagacgccagggaccttggcgtctgggtgtCCATCAGACACACCAGACGGCCTGTCTGGTCACCTGCGTGAGCAAAGcaagccagacgccagggaccctggcgtctggatcTGGGAGGCAGACGCCAGGGACCATGGCGTCTGGGTGTCCATCAGACACACCAGACGGCCTGTCTGGTCACCTGCGTGAGCAAAGcaagccagacgccagggaccctggcgtctggatcTGGGAGGCAGACGCCATGCACCCTGGCGTCTGGGTGTGGGCCTGGTGTTTTTGCACACAGCTTGTTAAAGTTTTTGCTTAGCAACAACTAGCAAACACTGTTAAATATGAACAAAGCATGCTACTCTCAACCAAAAATATGAACAAAGCATATCAACTAGTCTCGAATGACGAACATAGTTTGCACATAATCTCAAATAGTCTCGAATGACAGAAATAGTTCATGACCACACAAGGTCTCGAATAATAAGTTCATACATTAAACAAAGTCTCGACAGTTCATCATCGACGCCGGTGCCTTTCCATTTGTCTACTGAGTAGTCCGGGGCCACTTTCCCTTCATGTCACgtgcctcgtcctcctctcgtgcATCGCGAGCCCTTGCAAGTTTGCTTGCCCTCTCTTCTTGACGAGCCGCCTTCTCTTTGCGTGCCCTCTCTTGCTCACGCTTCTTGCGCTCACGAGCCTCCTTCTCACGACGCTCCCGCTCCAATCCCCGTGCATAGGACTCCTCGAATAGGCGCTGCCTCCGTAACCAATCTGCACGTTGGTCCTCTTGGATATCTTTTGGTACCTCGTGATCTATCCAAGTGAAGTACTTGCAAAGTGGAGGAGGGGACTACATATAAACCATGATTTTGTTAGACATATGAGTGACAACTTGTTGATGTTTTTTATATGTACACCTAACATACCGGTGGTATGTCATATGCGTTAGTTGGCCTTCGACGATCATGTGCATAGTTGGGACACACGAAAAACCTTCTACCTTCTGTCCATGACTTGTTGCGGTCAGTGGACACCTTCAGCTTGCAAACATCACCACACCAACATGGTGGTGTGGGcacatccttctccttcttcttgtccaAACTGGCCTCCAACCACGTCTTCGGCATGTCCTCTTGGTCCGCGCACGGTGGCCTCGtcctggaaccggatgaagccatacCTACAAAAAGAACAATTGTTAGCACAAGACATTAAGAGAGCAAATGCATAAATGCTAGGAATTGTATGAACAAATAATATACCATTATTATTAGATCAACCATCTGGATTAAACAAATAACCGAAGGCCGATCCATTATCAACCATTCCTCTacgaccacctctagcacttgtgcttcctCTTCGACCacgaccacctctagcacttgtggctgctcgaccaccacctctagcacttgtgctagctcgaccaccacctctagcacttgtgctcccTCTATGAACACtagcacctctagcacttgtgctcccTCTACGACCACCACTACCACCTCTGACGCTCGTTCTTCCTcgaccaccaccaccgtcacctcTTCCACCTCTTTCACCATCGGTGCCGCCTCCAcgacttgtttttctttttt comes from Triticum aestivum cultivar Chinese Spring chromosome 5B, IWGSC CS RefSeq v2.1, whole genome shotgun sequence and encodes:
- the LOC123115997 gene encoding serine/threonine-protein phosphatase 7 long form homolog, translated to MFVKFFCRMADGDGPWYDGLIDEWDKEHRARAIENGQVVVAMRMRGHSADDFDYDPRYEPYIRRLGLLPFVLQFKRRAPPVNHAALTALVDRWRPETHSFHLPCGEMTMTLQDMAMISGLPINGQAVTGRVSVGNWRERTADLIGVQPEGPQEGKADTAKVRHSWLKLVRGNTNPCPQDANDVVVQQYARAYLWYVLTKVVFSDATGNSALWMFLEPLNNWDTQYSWGSAALAYLYRQLDLACRRKGGTSSLSGFVWSLSVWMWERIPVGRPDLKNPLMANPRGNHDGLHDDDPYRRPTLAYYWEQVTVYTGSSHVRYKCYMNELDTLTAEQVHWLPYVEDRDFDLNEMCTRDSHLWRARCPMICFFAVEWHFVDRVARQFGKRQGIPIEESKEEMLSLHRFDRRNNQDISDWANKHRAWIEIWNQRDTLVQSENRPHNQSAYQKYQVWYADRYRLKLKPGWTHEEWSELVSEDPETAEGYHTFNTAVRDTRGAHVDYAPMHDEMGRELLLCVNDANVALSHPPGGALSERTLRSTMEKFKKRFHKMAAMLSCHGAQSSDVYAPGSRAARANKRRYV
- the LOC123114748 gene encoding uncharacterized protein, coding for MTSNLVECFNNVLKGARALPVTAIVEYTFFKLNEYFQRHSEETAKWIGEKKDYPEKVDEWLQLQASKSSRQQVIVFDRLEMIYQIDEPGGTTRDGRQYGGAAFEVKLKTRWCQCERHSMASSGSRTRPPCADQEDMPKTWLEASLDKKKEKDVPTPPCWCGDVCKLKVSTDRNKSWTEGRRFFVCPNYAHDRRRPTNAYDIPPSPPPLCKYFTWIDHEVPKDIQEDQRADWLRRQRLFEESYARGLERERREKEARERKKREQERARKEKAARQEERASKLARARDAREEDEARDMKGKWPRTTQ